A segment of the Lycium barbarum isolate Lr01 chromosome 7, ASM1917538v2, whole genome shotgun sequence genome:
ttcttgtgctctgatttctgctattatctgttatttcctgtgctttgattatcctatgttatctgtgtcgcttgcgttatttcatttccatatcgctttgaatctcttagccgtatctgacctctttttatgcttttttttattgagccgagggtctttcggaaacaatcgtccgaccttggtaggagtaaggtctgcgtacactctaccctccccagaccccacgttgtgggatttcactgggttgttgttgttgttattatgtaTAACCACCAAATATAATAATACCAATTGCTAAACCAAATAAGCCCACACTAAGAGTTCTCCAATAGAACACTTCCAAATCAAATAACTCGAAAGGCCGGAAAATAATTGAAACCAGTGAACCCACcaaaaataaatgaacaaagaGTCAAAGTAGAGATTGGTGCCAAACATGAAGCAACGGAAACAAATAGAGACTCGAGCGGTAGCGGATCCAAGTTGGTCGTAAGTTAATAATATACAACAGTAAACAGAGGAAATATACATAGTTCTATAAAACCAAAACAAATCACATAAGGGATAAAACTGTACCTAGTCttctttaaatggcatttgaGTAATCTAAAGGTGAAAATGCGACTGTCCTTGATTATACTCATTTCAAGCTTACACGTCGATGGTCCATACTTACTATAACTGAATTTAAAATAACCAGACTTGCTATATCATTTGTCTTCAAAGTCTCTATCTTTAGGTCAACTCGATCATAGCCTTTTCTTTTGCAAtcaatataatataaaaaaaaatgaaaactttatTATCATAATAAGTCATTGAGAGAATTACTTACCATTTACTTCGTTCCATAACCAAGTGCGAGCACACATCAAAGCCTCCAAAGTAGTAGGATGAAGTCTACTACGATGCGGACTAATCAACCTCCCACTAGTGCTAAATGCTGATTCTGAAGCAACTGTAGAGACAGGAATAGCTAAGATGTCACGAGCCATATTCTGCAAAGTAGGAAACTTTAATCCATTTGTCTTCCACCAACTTAAACTGTCGAACGATGGAGTTTGAGGTAGCAAACTTTCTTCTAAATACAAATCTAGCTCCGATCTTGTGACCACATTAACCCTACTCGAAGCGACAAATCTATCAAAGCTAGATAGACGATCAACCTCAATAAAACCAACAACTTCATTAGAACTAGATGCTCCATGTGTAGCAGGTACTCTACTCTTATACTCTTGAAAGAGATCGAAACAGTGGGTTCGAACTTCTTGAATCTTATCTAAAGCAATTGTTTCACCATAAATATGTGGAAGATAAAACTCCACCAACTTCATCTTATACCTCGGATCAAAGATAGCAGCCACACCCATAAAAATATGCACGTCATCCCAATATTTCTTATATTTCAACAACATTGCCGATGCCATAGAGCTAATTAAAAGATTATAACTTTTAACCCAAACTTCCAATTCTAGCTTAATTTCACAAACTTTTGAAAAGTACTGACTTGAAGTTGGATATTGACTTCCTGAGAATTGTTCAGTAATATGATAAAAAAGCTTCAACTTACAACAAACTTCTTCTGCTGCACTCCATTGCCCTTCAGTTGGATAACAACGATAACTAGTGTCAGTTAGACTCAACTTCATAAACACATCTTTATAGTCTAGGTCCATTTTCAACATTAGATATGTTGAGTTCCAACGAGTTGGACAATCATACTCCAACTTTTTGTTACAAGAAATATGTAACAACCGTGCAGCTTCTTCAAACCTTTCAATTCTACTTGATGACCCTATCCAGTATAAGACACTGTTGCGCACATTACTAACACTATCTCCTATCACCTTTAGCCCTTCTTGCACAATCAAATTCAAGATGTGTGCGGCACAACGCACATGAAACAATCGACCCATCAACAATAAATCCCTTTTACAAAGTTTCTCATCTAACAAAGTCTTCATCATTGCATTGTTTGTGCTACAATTATCAACTGTAATGGTTGATAATCTTCTTTCAAGATTCCACTCTAACAAACAATTAATCAACGCACTACACAAAGTATCCTTATCATGTGGGGCAGGTACATAAACAAATCTAAGAATATGACTTTGAAGCCTCCATGAATCATCAATAAAATGCGCTGTAATATCCACGAATCCTTTTTTGTTATTGTCCGAAGTCCACATATCAGTAGTAATTGCAATTCTACTTGTGAGTTTTTCCAATAAGTTAGAAGTTTTTGATTTCAAATTGTCAAAAATCCTCAAAATATCATTTTTGATTGTGTTCCTTGACACCATTTTGAACAACGGCTAAAGACTAGCAACAAACTTTCTAAATCCTACATGATCAACTATAGACAGGGGATATTCATGCAATATAATGGCGTGAGCAAGTTCTTTACGTGAAACATCTTGATCGAAATAATGTTGGCTACTATCATCACCCCCCGAACCGCTATCGTTTCCCAAATTTCTTGGCTTATTAGGACATCTACGAAAATGTTCTGACATAGACGATGTCTCGCATTTTCTATTTGCTTTGATACGAGCATTACAGTAATTACAAATACCATAGCGAACACCATTAACGCTTACCGATTTAAAATGTCTCCATGATTTAGACTTCAATTTCCTTTTTTCAGATTCAGTAAACTCAATAATTTGAGAAGACCTTTGGCTCTCACCCTCAATGGGCACAGGAAGAGTACTAGAAGATGAACCAACCGGATTTTCTTCATTTTGAGATTCCATGCTTATCTATAAGTACAAAATACATAATTTAAATACTATTAGTGAGGCTCAATGGGAACTGTATAGTGTTTTTGGTTGTAGACAAGGATAATCTTTTGAAGAATTTAAATGCAATAACACTACCAAGAAATAAAATAACGAGAGAGGCTCACAcagaaataaaataaagagagCAAAAACAAGAGAGACTAAAGGACATAATAATCAAATAAAGAGAACGAAAACAAGAAATTAGCAGAGGTTTATACATTTACCTTGAGAAATTAGCAGAGATGGTGTTTGTTTTAGGGTTTAGCAGAGATGGAATAGCAGAGATGACTTAGGCACTTAGCCGTTGTCTTACTCTGTCAAGAAAAAATAAGCTGTAGTCCTAGGTTTTAGGATTTTGTAATATTTTAAAATCCCTAACCCGCACCCGCACCgcacaaaattaatttttaaaaatttagacCTACCCCGCCCCGCACCTCACCCGCCTATACTCGCACTTGCCTAAACCCGCCCCGCTCCGCACCCGCACCGCCCTATTGCCATCCCTAGATCCAACAAAGCAACGGGAAGAATGAATAGAGAAAGCTGATGCCGCAGTAAAAAAATTGCAGATTTGCGTAGATGCCGGAGAAGACAGCGAAACGCTGGAAAACCAGTCCACAAGAGAAAAGATCGTCAGAAACAGAGAAGATGACCAGAAGGAGAAGCATAATCACGCCGAAAGATTCTCTCCCGAAACTTGGTCCAATCGAAGGATCACAAAAGTTAGGTCAGAAACTTCAAGGCGACACCGGAGCAAGAACATGAAAGGACTATGAAAGAGCTTCTCCCATCGCCAGCGGTGATGGAAACTGGTCACTTTTGGATGAGTGACCCAAAGTTGAGAGAAAAAAATCCCTAATTTGGCGCTGATACCCATGTTACTGAACAAGATATTTTAGGAGAATTACTTGTGTAttaaaaatagaacttatatatACAGATGGCCTGCCATATTTCCTAGTGCATTTGGGAAAATTATTAAATTGTATTCCTAATTTGTTTTTGGTAATTCATAAGGTGTATTCCTAGTTCAGTTGGGAAGTTAATAAGTTGTATTCCTAGTTTGTCTTGGAATTGATTGCATTATGGTATTACCTAAATGGGCTTAAATCTTATAAACTTTTTTTTATCTTGGAAACTTGCGCGGAAAGGAAGTAAAAGGAAATACAGTAAAACATAATTCCATATCCTTCTTTAGTTTGACCAGACAAAGAAACAAGTAAAAGAATTATAGTTGGTGCAGCATACAATTAATAATTGTACCAGAAGCATTAATTAGACAAACTCCAACTTAACAATTATAGCATACAGATACAAGTAAGAAGTTCAGGCAAGTCATTAGAACATAATTTCAATACTTATTTATCTGCTGCTTACTTTAAGTGAATAAGCTTATTTTTGGATGAATAAGGACAAAAATATGGACTTGGACAGCTGCTGAATGGTCTCTATTGTGTTCAGTTTCTGCATTTTCTCCTTCCATTATGCAGCTACTGCTTCTGAAAGCAAAATTTGTTCACATTCCTCTACAATTGGAGCATCTTTTCCAGTGACTAATTCGAACTGCACCAACTCCGTCTTTGAAGTAACTGATCCTGTCTCAACATTTTCGGGGCTCCCACAAATTCCCTTGTCGTGCCTGATGTATTCGTTTCTTTAACAAGCCTGAAATTTGCAAATCTCTTCTCGTAAGTTGCTGTTGAGGAGAATGTTTCTGCTGTTGATGTTCTAGTGGATGTAGCCTGGTTTGGTAAAGCTGTCAAGATATATAGTAAAGTCCATTAGCTGCATCCAACGCAATCGGAATCCTTTTCGTCCATCTTATAGTATCTTGAGACTTGGTTCTGCTCAGCCAGATCCATTTTTCATGTATTCAAAG
Coding sequences within it:
- the LOC132603836 gene encoding zinc finger BED domain-containing protein RICESLEEPER 2-like — protein: MVSRNTIKNDILRIFDNLKSKTSNLLEKLTSRIAITTDMWTSDNNKKGFVDITAHFIDDSWRLQSHILRFVYVPAPHDKDTLCSALINCLLEWNLERRLSTITVDNCSTNNAMMKTLLDEKLCKRDLLLMGRLFHVRCAAHILNLIVQEGLKVIGDSVSNVRNSVLYWIGSSSRIERFEEAARLLHISCNKKLEYDCPTRWNSTYLMLKMDLDYKDVFMKLSLTDTSYRCYPTEGQWSAAEEVCCKLKLFYHITEQFSGSQYPTSSQYFSKVCEIKLELEVWVKSYNLLISSMASAMLLKYKKYWDDVHIFMGVAAIFDPRYKMKLVEFYLPHIYGETIALDKIQEVRTHCFDLFQEYKSRVPATHGASSSNEVVGFIEVDRLSSFDRFVASSRVNVVTRSELDLYLEESLLPQTPSFDSLSWWKTNGLKFPTLQNMARDILAIPVSTVASESAFSTSGRLISPHRSRLHPTTLEALMCARTWLWNEVNEYSRRSSTGYN